One uncultured Methanobrevibacter sp. genomic window, TAATTTTTTCTTTACTTTTCTTTTTAAAATTAATGTCTCCAACACCAAGAACTTCATCAAGAATTAGAATATCCGGATCAACAATTGTTGCTATTGAAAATCCAAGTTTTGATAGCATTCCAGAAGAATAATTTTTTACAGGAAGATTGATAAATTCTCCAAGTTCTGAAAATTCAAGTATTTCATCATATTTTGATTTTAGAAATTCTTCATCATATCCGAGGATTGCTCCATTTAAGAAAATATTCTCTCTTCCAGAATAGTTTTTATCAAATCCTGCCCCTAATGATAAAAGAGGAGCTATGTTTCCATTAATGATTACTTCTCCTTCATCAGGAGTGTATACTCCAGAAATAATTTTAAGTAAAGTACTTTTTCCAGCACCATTAAAACCTATAATTCCGATTTTTTCACCTTTATAGATTTTAAATGACACGTCATCAGTAGCTTTAAAAATAGTTTTTTTCTCTTTAGTCCTATTTAATGTCCTAATGACATATTCCTTTAGGTTATCAATCTTATCATTGCCTATTTTAAAACTTAAGGATACATGTCTTAATTCAATTGAGACATTATCCTCAGCACTGCTTTCTAAAAGTTTTTCTTCTTTTTTAGGTGAGATAATATTCTTAAAAAAATTGATAATTCTTTTTAATGCATTATCTTTTTCTTTTTCTTTTTCTTTGTTCATATTATCTCTCCATGATTATAATTATTAAAATTTCAATGTTTAGAGTTCTAGAGTAAGCTTATCTTGATACTTTCTGAATAAGATGATTCCTATAATGAATATTACTATAGAGAAAACAAAAGTAGTAATCATTATTTTTTGTGAAGGGAATCTTCCAAACATTATAAATTCTCTAAATTGTGCAATAATACCATAAATAGGGTTAAGTTCCATATATCCTCTAACTGGTTGTGGGACGATGCTCATTGGGTAAAATATTGCACAGGCATAAGTAAGTAAACTTGTAAAAATCTTGTATAAGTATTCCATATCAGTAAATTTGGTACATACAATTGCTAAAATTAACCCTACCCCTGTAATTAATATAAATAAAGTTGCAATAGGGATTATTGCAAATAGGGACATAAAATAAAAAGGGGATTTTGTAGCGATCATAATTGCTATCATTACTATCAATGACATTAGGAAATTAAGAAATTCAGAGCAAATGTTACCTAAAGCAAATATGTATCTAGGAACATAAATTTTTTGTAAAATGCTTCTATTCCTTTTTATTGAAGTCATTGCGGATTTTGTACCTGCATTGAAAAAGTCAAGAGTACATCTTCCTGCCATAAAGTAAACTGGGAAATTTTCAATACTTTTAGCAAATATTGTAGAAAATATTGCTGTTAAAATAGCCATTTGTATTAAAGGATTTAGAAAACTCCAAAGAATTCCCAGTACTGAATCTTTATATTTGGAAGTAAAATTCTTTTTAATTAATTGTCTTAATAAAAAATTTTCGCTTGTTCCTTTTTTCAAAAGTTCTAATGTCATAATGTTTACCTTATTAAGTAGAATAATAATATATTAAATATATCTTTTATAAGTATATAAAATTATTTATAATCTTTTATAATATTTATTTAGTAAAAGATTATATAATCTTTTGGATTTAAGTTATGATTAAATTTTACAAATCTTGGTATGTTTTTTTAGGGAAAACCTATATGAAAAATAAATAATTGAATATCTAAATTAATTAATTATTTAAAATCATTAAATTATTTAAATTAATTGAATTATCTAAATTATTTAAATTAATTAAATTATATTAATAATGACAAACAATATTATAATAATAAAATATAATTTTATTTTTAAAAATTAAGGAGAGATAAAAATGAAATTTGAAGATTTAATTGCAAAATGTCCTAAATGCGGTTCTACTGATAAGACTGCTCACAGGAGATTCATTGATAATCATCATGCACATGCTGAATTAAAGGAATTTAAATGTGACAATTGCGGATATGTTTTTGAAACTGGTAATGATGTGGAAAAATCAGAAGAGGAAACAATTAAAAAAGACCTCATAGGTGAATTAAATAAAAAATTGTAATATTTCTTTAAAGGATAAAAGCAAGTGCTTTCATTTGCTATATCTTTTTAAATTTATTTTTTGAGGGATTAAATGACTTTTCATGTAATGATCATACCAACTTTAGGATGCCCATCTAACTGTGCCTATTGTTGGGGTTCTGAAGAAAATGCAGAATTAATGGATATTGATGTTATAAATCAAATTGTCAAATGGCTAGCTAATTTCAGGGATGAACCTGTACATTTTACTTTCCATGGTGGAGAGCCATTGCTTGCAGGTTATGAATTCTATGAAAAGGCACTTCCATTGCTTAATGATGCAACCACTCATGAAACTGAAGGTTTTTCCCTACAAAGTAATTTATGGCTTTTAGATGAAGATATGGCTAAATTATTCTCAAAATATAATATAGCTATCAGTACAAGTATTGATGGTCCTAAAGAGATTAATGATTATCAAAGAGGTGAAGGATACTTTGATAAAACTATGAAATCAGTTAAATTAGCTACTGATAATGGCATACAAATCAACTTTGTTTGCACTTTCACTTCATATTCCAAGGATTTCTCCGATGAGATTTATGATTTCTTTAAGCAAAATGGATTGAACTTAAAAATTCATGCTGCTTTGCCGTCCTTGCGTGGGGATAATGCAGATCCATGGGCACTTCCTCAAGAGGAACATGGAAAACTGTTAATCGATTGGTTAGATAAGTACTTGTACGACTTGGATAAGTTTGTTATAATGGACTTGGATCATATTGCAAAAAGCAGTCTTAGAAGAGTGGGAACTTTATGTACTTTTAATGATTGTATGGGTACTACTCTTGCTGTAGGTCATGACGGTTCAATTTACCCTTGCTATCGTTTTGTTGGAATGGATGAATACGTAATGGGAAATGTATACGATGAGCCTTCCATGGAAGACTTGGAGAAATCTGAGGCATGGGAAAAACTAATGGAATTCAAGAATTTTGTTGATGAGGACTGTGCAGATTGCAAGTTCATTAAATTCTGCAGAGGAGGATGCCCATATAATGGAATAGTGGCAACCCAATCTCCAAGAGCTGTAGATCCACAATGTGAAGCTTATAAGATGATTTTTGGTGAAGTTTCTAAAAAAGCTAATGAAGACTTTAAGAAACATGCTATGGTCGCATTTGGTGGAGCTCCAAGAGTTAGAAAAGAAGGAGACCCATTTTCAATCATGGATTTAATGACTAAAATGTAATTTCTAATTACTTTTTCTATTTTTTTATTATTTTCATTTTCTTTATTTTATTTTCTATTTTCTTTTCTTATATTAACTTATTTTAACTCTTTCTATAATTGTACAAACTCTTTTTATAGATAACTATTAATAATATGTAAATTAAATAAATATTTATATTATACTTTATTTACGATTCTATTGAATTGTAGAGTTAATATAATCTTAATTATTTATAGATTTATTTAAAAAGATTTATTTAAAAGCTTTTTAAAAATTTTTTAAATAATAATTTATATTTATAGAGGCATGTTATGTTTTTTAAAATTAGGAGAGATACTTTAATAATTCTATTATTAGCTTTTATCTTAATTGTTTGTGGTAGATTGATTATCTATGTAGCATATGCATCCTCTGCTGAAGTCGCTGAAGGTGTACCTATTGCAGGTATTATCGTTAAAGGAAATGATATAGTTCCTATTGACAGTATTCGTTATAATGTTCAGAACTCTGGTTTAAGAGAAGGCAGTTATATTGATGGAGATATCCTTAAGACATCCATACGGGAGCTGCCCGTGACTGAGGCCGAGGCAAATGCGGAGAAATTTGTTCGAAGATCAACAATTCCAGGTACAAAAATCGCCCCTATTGCTGGTGCGGATGTTAGTGTAAATAGAGACACTGGTATTGTTACAGTTACTGTTATTGAAGATTTCTCAACCATTAATATTACAGGTAATAAGACTACAGCTGCTGATAATTCAAATCTAGAAAAATCAACAAGTGTTTATAATTATAGTATTGCTGGATAGGAGGTTAAAATTTGAGTAAAAAGTCTTATAAAATCATAGGTTTAATATTTTTAGTTTTAATGCTCTTTTCAGTAATGGCTGCTGCTTCAGCTACTTGTAACGTAATTGTTATTACTGATCCAACCGGTGAAGACCCAAATGGTGCTGCTGCAGGAAGTATGTCCTTTGCAAACAACATGTTCCAATCTTCATTCATCATGTCAAAGAATGATGGATATGCTATGCTTTCCGGGGGGGAAGGTAACGGTACAGAAAGGAACTATGCGATTATTGATGCACTTGGAGCTATGCAACATGGTTCCAGCCCAGCAGCGGCTGCTGCTTTAGCAAGCGGTTTTGATGGTATTCGTCTTGTTATTGGTGGACCTTCAATGGGTGCAGCTATTGGTGGGGACTATAATGCATATCTTGTAGTGGTGGATAATGATGGAACAGTCAGAATCACCCACCATGAAGGTGGTGTAGTGCAATTGCCACAAGGCTCTAAAGGAGCTATTATTCACTTAAGGAACAGTCAAGGTAACCCTAAGATGGGTACTGCAGACCGTGTACGTAGAGAAACTGCAGTAAACATCGGAAAAATGATTAGGGATGGATATCCTGCTACCTATATCGTTGGAAAAGCTATGGAAGAAGTAGCTAGAGATTCTGGTGAGAAATATGGTGGAGGTGCAGTTAACCTTGTATCATTAATCAGTACTGGAGACATGTTCGTACCTAAAGAAGTTAACACCACAGGTTATCCTATGGATGAAAATTACTCTAAAGTATGTCTTGACTGTGGTTGGGCTACTGGATACCCTGATGCGGAAAACTATAATGTCTGTCCAATCTGTAATCATGAACTGGAAGTACGTTCTGCTACAGATGTTTTGATTAATGAGATTACAATATCCAAGGATTCTGTTTCTGTTTCAGTTTACGGAAGTGAAAAAGCCGGTCTGGCGGATATTACCCGGGAGGTAGTAAAAGCATCAGTTAAGAAGTATGGTTATAATGCATCGACTATAGCGGGTTCAATTAATAAGGGTATCAATAATGGTCTTATCGTTGGTGTAGATTATGTTGAGCCTAGCGATTTAAACGTTAAACCTGATGTCCGTGCTGTAGGTGTATATTATAATCCATTGCCTAATGGTAGAACTTCTCCTGCATGGAATTTGCCTATCAATTCCATAGTGCTTACTATTTTAGGTTCTATTCAAACAGCAATCGGGTTTGTTTTAATAGTCTTAGTTGTATTTAGAACAAGATTATTGAAATCATTCAGAGACCGTATTTCATAAATTGGTTTTTAATCAATTTTTATTT contains:
- a CDS encoding ABC transporter ATP-binding protein codes for the protein MNKEKEKEKDNALKRIINFFKNIISPKKEEKLLESSAEDNVSIELRHVSLSFKIGNDKIDNLKEYVIRTLNRTKEKKTIFKATDDVSFKIYKGEKIGIIGFNGAGKSTLLKIISGVYTPDEGEVIINGNIAPLLSLGAGFDKNYSGRENIFLNGAILGYDEEFLKSKYDEILEFSELGEFINLPVKNYSSGMLSKLGFSIATIVDPDILILDEVLGVGDINFKKKSKEKIKSLMESNTTVLLVSHSIKEIRNICDKAIWIDKGKVVDIGEVNSVCDKYEEAAKNASKEKTKKLKPKRF
- a CDS encoding ABC transporter permease; its protein translation is MTLELLKKGTSENFLLRQLIKKNFTSKYKDSVLGILWSFLNPLIQMAILTAIFSTIFAKSIENFPVYFMAGRCTLDFFNAGTKSAMTSIKRNRSILQKIYVPRYIFALGNICSEFLNFLMSLIVMIAIMIATKSPFYFMSLFAIIPIATLFILITGVGLILAIVCTKFTDMEYLYKIFTSLLTYACAIFYPMSIVPQPVRGYMELNPIYGIIAQFREFIMFGRFPSQKIMITTFVFSIVIFIIGIILFRKYQDKLTLEL
- a CDS encoding TIGR04165 family Cys-rich peptide — protein: MKFEDLIAKCPKCGSTDKTAHRRFIDNHHAHAELKEFKCDNCGYVFETGNDVEKSEEETIKKDLIGELNKKL
- a CDS encoding TIGR04083 family peptide-modifying radical SAM enzyme; the encoded protein is MTFHVMIIPTLGCPSNCAYCWGSEENAELMDIDVINQIVKWLANFRDEPVHFTFHGGEPLLAGYEFYEKALPLLNDATTHETEGFSLQSNLWLLDEDMAKLFSKYNIAISTSIDGPKEINDYQRGEGYFDKTMKSVKLATDNGIQINFVCTFTSYSKDFSDEIYDFFKQNGLNLKIHAALPSLRGDNADPWALPQEEHGKLLIDWLDKYLYDLDKFVIMDLDHIAKSSLRRVGTLCTFNDCMGTTLAVGHDGSIYPCYRFVGMDEYVMGNVYDEPSMEDLEKSEAWEKLMEFKNFVDEDCADCKFIKFCRGGCPYNGIVATQSPRAVDPQCEAYKMIFGEVSKKANEDFKKHAMVAFGGAPRVRKEGDPFSIMDLMTKM